A window from Thalassophryne amazonica chromosome 15, fThaAma1.1, whole genome shotgun sequence encodes these proteins:
- the LOC117526120 gene encoding solute carrier family 22 member 7-like, translated as MTFENILSDINGFGTFQIMILANSFIGRFTLPCHFMLNNFIAAVPAHHCNFSSLDDGSMFQNLSAAERRTVSIPVQEDGTPSSCYMFTEPQYHLLLNSSNSADAPVVPCQNGWVYDNSTFKTTITSEWDCVCDKRGQNKATATIFFVGVMGGAVTFGYLSNRFGRRIMLLVSYVSGMLFAVLSAFSTSYMMFMVLRFFTGFCITGIVIVSSVLSVEWVDIEHRKLVGVIDSLSWTVGNMGFAVIAYFVTDWRWLIISVTSPLILAIVTWRWMPESARWLITHGKFDQALAYLQACEKMNHAEVLTYTLNKETLSSIVVTEKKDRVYSYLDLVRTTKMRKLSLRTGTLWFCVATAFYGISFNITGFGLNLHLTQFVYALIELPAKVLVYYLLDKIGRRVSETGALMMVGLCLGINIVIPKDISAARTTVAVIGKGLSAASFTTLVLYSAELYPTVVRQNGMGYNSCMARLGVALTPLILLLDEFWKHLPQMVLCSVAVLGGIVASTLSETRNRCLPETIEDIEQYW; from the exons ATGACATTTGAGAACATTCTTTCAGATATAAATGGATTTGGAACATTTCAGATTATGATCCTTGCAAACAGCTTCATTGGTCGCTTCACGCTACCCTGCCACTTCATGTTAAACAACTTCATAGCGGCTGTTCCTGCTCATCACTGCAACTTCAGCTCTCTGGATGATGGAAGCATGTTCCAAAATTTATCTGCTGCAGAAAGACGTACCGTTAGTATTCCAGTCCAAGAAGATGGGACTCCAAGCTCCTGTTACATGTTCACAGAACCTCAGTATCATCTGCTCCTCAACTCCTCCAACAGCGCTGATGCACCTGTGGTGCCGTGTCAGAATGGATGGGTGTATGACAATTCCACCTTCAAGACTACAATCACCTCAGAG TGGGATTGTGTCTGTGATaaaagagggcaaaacaaagccaCTGCTACCATCTTCTTTGTTGGTGTGATGGGTGGAGCCGTGACCTTCGGCTATCTGAGTAACAG gtTTGGCCGAAGGATCATGCTGCTGGTCTCATACGTATCTGGAATGCTGTTTGCTGTTTTGAGTGCTTTTTCAACATCTTACATGATGTTCATGGTGCTTCGGTTCTTCACTGGGTTTTGTATCACTGGCATCGTGATTGTCTCATCAGTCCTCA GTGTGGAGTGGGTGGACATTGAACACAGGAAATTGGTGGGAGTGATTGACAGCTTGTCTTGGACAGTTGGGAACATGGGCTTTGCTGTTATTGCTTACTTTGTGACTGACTGGCGGTGGCTAATTATTAGTGTCACATCACCACTCATCTTGGCAATCGTCACCTGGAG GTGGATGCCAGAGTCGGCAAGGTGGCTCATTACTCATGGAAAGTTTGACCAAGCACTTGCTTATCTACAAGCATGTGAAAAGATGAACCATGCAGAGGTCTTAACTTACACACTGAATAAAGAG ACACTTTCCAGCATTGTTGTGACAGAGAAGAAAGACCGTGTCTATTCCTACCTCGATCTGGTACGAACAACAAAGATGAGAAAACTGTCCCTGCGAACTGGTACCCTATG GTTTTGTGTAGCAACTGCATTTTATGGCATCAGCTTCAACATCACTGGCTTCGGGCTGAATTTGCACCTCACCCAATTTGTGTATGCCTTAATTGAGCTACCAGCCAAAGTATTAGTTTACTATTTACTGGATAAAATAGGCAGAAGAGTCTCTGAAACAGGAGCTCTAATGATGGTCGGTCTCTGTCTTGGAATCAACATTGTTATTCCAAAAG ATATTTCTGCTGCCAGGACGACAGTAGCAGTCATTGGAAAAGGATTGTCTGCAGCATCATTTACAACTCTTGTCCTCTACAGCGCCGAGTTATACCCCACTGTTGTAAG GCAAAACGGTATGGGCTACAACTCGTGCATGGCTCGACTTGGTGTGGCACTGACGCCTTTGATCCTCTTGCTGGATGAGTTCTGGAAACACCTGCCCCAGATGGTCTTGTGCTCTGTTGCTGTGCTGGGAGGAATCGTGGCAAGCACTCTATCAGAGACACGCAACAGGTGCCTCCCAGAAACCATCGAGGACATAGAACAGTACTGGTAA